From the genome of Pseudonocardia sp. EC080619-01:
CCGGGCGGCCGGGTCGACGCACACGCCGCCCGGGTCCGCGAGTCCCCGGGCCAGCACCGGCGACGCCGGGTCCGGGTTCCCGGAGGCCGGCCGGCCCAGCGTGTCGATCCGCAGCACCGCCCCGGCCAGCGGGCCCCCACCGGCGCCGGTCGCGACCAGCAGCGAGGATCCGTCGGGGTCGGCGGCCAGCGCGCCACCCGGCGGCAGCCCGCCCAGCACCGGCTTCGGCGACTCGCCGGGCGCGATGCGCAGCACCTCGCCGCCGGCCAGCGCGTACAGCAGCCGGTCCTCGGCGTAGCCGGGGGACAGCACCAGACCGGTGACGCCGGTCGCCGGGTCCACCGGGACGGTCGCGACCGTGACGGGGTCCTCGCCCCGCTTCACCTGCAGGACCCGTCCGGTGCGCCGCTCCGCGACGAGTGCCTGGTCGCCGGGCGGCAGCACCGCGATCGCGCCCACCGGCCCGAGGCAGGCCGCGACGACCTGCGGGTCGGGGTCCTCGCACGGGCCGGGCTGCGCCTGCTGCCCGCCCGGCTGCTGCTCGGGTGCCGGGGGCGGGGGCGCGGGTTCCTCGGTCGGCGCGAGGGCGGGCGGCCCGCCGAGCTCGCCCTCGCCCTCGGCCTTCGGCCGCCAGTCCCGCGCGCCCTGGTCGGGGAACGTCGCGCACCCGGACACGAGCACGAGCGACGCGAGCAGTGCCGCGACGAGCAGCGGGAGACGGCCGGTCACGACGGCCACGCTAGGGGGCACGAGGTGAGCGCCGGGTGAGTACCGTTCCGATCATGACGCAGCACCCCGTGACCGTCCTCGTGTCCGACGACGAGGGCATCGAGATCCTGTCCGAGGTGGAGGGCCTGGAGCCGGTCCGCTACGACCCGGCCGCGCCGCTTCCCGCCGAGGCCGCGTCGGCCCGGGCGCTCGTCCCGCCGTTCCTGTCCGGCACGGACGCGGTCGCGATCACCGAGAAGCTGCCACGGCTCGAGATCGTCCAGCTGCTGACCGCCGGTGCCGAGGCCTGGATCGGCAGGCTGCCCGAGGGGGTCGCCCTGTCCGACGGCCGCGGCGCGCACGGCGGGGCCACCGCCGAGTGGGTGGTGTCGGTGCTGCTGGCGGTCTACCGGCACCTCGACCGGTTCGTCCGTGCCCAGGACCGCGGGGTGTGGGACTACCACCGGACCGACGAGCTGGCGGGCAAGCGGATCCTCGTCGTCGGCGCGGGTGACGTCGGCGAGCGGACGAAGGCCCGGCTGGAGCCGTTCGACGTCGAGATCACCATGGTCGGCCGCACCGCCCGCGACGGCGTGCACGGCTGGGACGAGCTGCCCCGGCTGCTGCCCGAGCACGACGCGACGGTGCTGATCGTCCCGCTCACCGACGAGACCCGCGGCATGGTCGACGCCGAGTTCCTGGCCGCCATGCCCGACGGTGCGCTGCTCGTCAACGGGGCCCGTGGACCGGTGTGCGACACCGACGCGCTGCTCGCCGAGCTGCGGTCCGGGCGGTTGCGCGCGGCCGTCGACGTCACCGACCCGGAGCCGCTGCCCGAGGGCCACCCGCTGTTCTCGGCCCCCGGGCTGCTGCTCACCCCGCACGTCGGGGGCAGCGTCCCGCTGGCGATGCAGCGGGCCTACCGGGTCGCGGCCGAGCAGCTCGCCGCGTTCGTCCGCGGCGAGGAGCCCCCGAACCTCGTCACCGGGGCCTACTAGGGGACTCGCCGGGGGAAACCCGCAGGTGAGCGAGGGCAGCGCCGGTAGGCTTCCGGCATGAGCGGGCCCACGCAGCAGTACGACTGGGGCAGCATCTCCGGCGACGAACCGCCCGAGCGGACGCGTCCGGAGCGGATGCCTGTGCCCGCGCACGTCTCGTCGGACATCGGGCTGCTGATCCTGCGGGTCGTCGTCGGCGGGATCTTCGCCGCGCACGGCGCGCAGAAGGTGTTCGGCGTGCTCGGCGGGCTCGGGCCCACCGGCACCGACGCCGCGCTCGCCGAGCTCGGGTTCGTCGCGTTCTCCTCGCCGCTGGCCTGGGTGCTCGGGGTCGGGCAGCTCGTGCTCGGCGTGCTGCTGGTGATCGGGCTGCTGACCCCGTTCGCGGCGGCGGGGCTGCTCGCCATGAAGGCGGTCGCGGTCGTGCTGGCGATCGGTCCCGCCGGGCCGACGGTGCCGCTGTTCGCCGCGGACGGCCCGAACTCGCTCGAGGTGCACCTGCTGCTCGGCGGCGGTGCCGCGGCGCTGCTGTTCTGCGGGGCGGGCCGCATCGCGCTCGACGCCGGCCGGACCTACCAGCGCAGGCCGCTGCCGTGGTCGGTGCTGTCGCTCGTCGTCGGCGCCGGCGTGGCCCTGCTCGTGCTGTTCGTGCTCCGCCGGTGACGGCCCCTCCCGACGACGTCTGGCTGCGCCCGCTCGCGAAGCGGCTGCGCCGCGAGCCGCGGATCACCGCCCGGGAGCCGCTGGCCGGTGGGTACGGCTCCGCGGCCGTCGAGCGTGTGGATCTCGACGACGGCTCGTCGGTCGTCCTCAAGGCGGCCGGCCCGGACGAGGTGGCCGCCCTGCGCGCGGCCGCGGTCGTGAACGGCCCGGTGCGGG
Proteins encoded in this window:
- a CDS encoding sorbosone dehydrogenase family protein, giving the protein MTGRLPLLVAALLASLVLVSGCATFPDQGARDWRPKAEGEGELGGPPALAPTEEPAPPPPAPEQQPGGQQAQPGPCEDPDPQVVAACLGPVGAIAVLPPGDQALVAERRTGRVLQVKRGEDPVTVATVPVDPATGVTGLVLSPGYAEDRLLYALAGGEVLRIAPGESPKPVLGGLPPGGALAADPDGSSLLVATGAGGGPLAGAVLRIDTLGRPASGNPDPASPVLARGLADPGGVCVDPAARTTWVTDRAPGRDVLYRVAPGQLGAPAWTWPDRPGVAGCTVLPGTLAVAQRGGKALYVLTPGRDGAFTGDPKPVLQDTYGSIGPVTVAPDGLLWLGTVNRDGAAPGATDDRVVRIQPPTGGGESAI
- a CDS encoding 2-hydroxyacid dehydrogenase, translating into MTQHPVTVLVSDDEGIEILSEVEGLEPVRYDPAAPLPAEAASARALVPPFLSGTDAVAITEKLPRLEIVQLLTAGAEAWIGRLPEGVALSDGRGAHGGATAEWVVSVLLAVYRHLDRFVRAQDRGVWDYHRTDELAGKRILVVGAGDVGERTKARLEPFDVEITMVGRTARDGVHGWDELPRLLPEHDATVLIVPLTDETRGMVDAEFLAAMPDGALLVNGARGPVCDTDALLAELRSGRLRAAVDVTDPEPLPEGHPLFSAPGLLLTPHVGGSVPLAMQRAYRVAAEQLAAFVRGEEPPNLVTGAY
- a CDS encoding DoxX family protein; its protein translation is MSGPTQQYDWGSISGDEPPERTRPERMPVPAHVSSDIGLLILRVVVGGIFAAHGAQKVFGVLGGLGPTGTDAALAELGFVAFSSPLAWVLGVGQLVLGVLLVIGLLTPFAAAGLLAMKAVAVVLAIGPAGPTVPLFAADGPNSLEVHLLLGGGAAALLFCGAGRIALDAGRTYQRRPLPWSVLSLVVGAGVALLVLFVLRR